In Anaerolineae bacterium, a single genomic region encodes these proteins:
- a CDS encoding trimethylamine methyltransferase family protein, protein MVFHARVNREGMEHPRFQYLSRAQCEALHNASLEILSRTGVRLYLEEAIELLRKAGCSVTDGNRVRIPAGLVEKALSTVPKRITLYDREGKPALFLEPGRCYYGPGSDCLHIIDHRTGRRRDPVLQDIVDGITLCDALPRIGFVMSMFLPSDVNQLVSDRYQMEVMLNHTTKPIVFVTNEFSGCVDAVKMAEIVVGGETVLRERPFVACYINVTTGLRHNEEALQKLLFLAEKGIPALYIPVVIGGLTAPMSEPAGMAMVNAGVLAGLVLSQLKREGAPFIVPGWGGAGLDMRTTVNPYCWPDSRGMAHALAQYYNLPMFGIGGCSESKDVDSQAAAEAALTMMAETLGGAQLIHDLGYLESGLTTSLAQLVICHEIAGWIAKFLSPTPVNDETLALDLIDQVGPDGQFLDTPHTLQHFRDFWYPEVFERMDYFGWQSAGAKLAPQRAAEYVQRVLETHQPPLLPEDLRRRVHAVVEEAEAKL, encoded by the coding sequence ATGGTGTTCCACGCGCGTGTGAACCGGGAAGGGATGGAACATCCCCGCTTTCAGTATCTCTCCCGCGCCCAATGCGAGGCACTGCACAACGCCAGCCTGGAGATTCTCTCGCGCACGGGCGTGCGGTTGTACCTGGAGGAAGCGATCGAGCTACTGCGGAAGGCCGGCTGTTCCGTCACTGACGGCAACCGGGTGCGCATCCCCGCCGGCTTGGTGGAGAAGGCGCTCTCCACAGTGCCCAAACGCATCACCCTGTATGACCGGGAGGGGAAGCCGGCGCTCTTCCTCGAGCCGGGACGATGCTACTATGGGCCAGGCTCCGACTGCCTGCACATCATTGATCACCGCACGGGCCGGCGGCGCGATCCGGTGCTCCAGGACATCGTGGACGGCATCACCTTGTGCGATGCCCTGCCGCGCATCGGCTTCGTCATGTCCATGTTCCTGCCCAGCGACGTCAATCAGCTTGTCTCCGACCGCTACCAGATGGAGGTCATGCTGAACCACACCACCAAACCCATCGTTTTCGTGACGAATGAGTTTTCGGGCTGTGTGGATGCGGTGAAGATGGCGGAGATCGTCGTCGGCGGGGAAACGGTCCTGCGCGAGCGGCCTTTTGTCGCCTGCTACATCAACGTGACGACCGGCCTGCGTCATAATGAGGAGGCACTGCAGAAGCTCCTTTTCCTGGCGGAAAAGGGTATTCCAGCGCTGTATATCCCAGTGGTCATCGGCGGACTGACGGCTCCGATGAGCGAGCCGGCGGGCATGGCCATGGTCAACGCCGGCGTGCTGGCCGGCCTGGTGCTGTCCCAGTTGAAACGGGAAGGCGCGCCGTTCATCGTGCCGGGCTGGGGCGGGGCCGGCCTGGACATGCGCACCACGGTCAACCCGTACTGCTGGCCGGATTCGCGCGGCATGGCCCATGCGCTGGCGCAGTATTACAACCTGCCCATGTTCGGCATTGGGGGCTGTAGCGAGTCCAAGGATGTGGATTCTCAGGCGGCGGCCGAGGCGGCCCTGACGATGATGGCGGAGACGCTGGGCGGCGCGCAGTTGATCCATGACCTGGGATATCTGGAGTCGGGCCTGACGACCTCGCTGGCGCAGTTGGTTATCTGCCATGAGATCGCCGGCTGGATCGCCAAGTTCCTCTCCCCCACGCCGGTGAACGACGAGACGCTGGCGCTGGACCTGATCGACCAGGTGGGGCCAGACGGCCAGTTCCTGGATACCCCACATACGCTCCAGCATTTCCGCGATTTCTGGTATCCGGAGGTGTTCGAGCGCATGGACTATTTCGGCTGGCAGAGCGCCGGCGCCAAGCTGGCGCCGCAACGGGCCGCGGAATATGTCCAGCGCGTGCTGGAGACACATCAACCGCCGCTCCTGCCGGAGGACCTCCGCCGGCGGGTGCATGCCGTGGTGGAGGAAGCGGAGGCGAAGCTGTAA